tgtcagtctgtagtcaaattgaaaaatttaaaaaaattattctttcttcgttctttattttcattatatttttttaattaaaatttttaattatggtcgaatttcgaccaccggGCAACCACTAGTACAGTCCGGCCGCTCTAAGAATGCGTTTCTGACGATGAGAGATTTTCTGagtgatgtaaaataaatagctttagtaacattatttattgcatttgttatttattcaatttgattcaataaatattcacaatgtaaatacatttttaataaatcagttAATTAAATTGAGTCGTAATTTCTGAATGTagaggaagaaaaaaaaaaatagaaatgctTTATTAATTGGAAAATGTATATTATGAAATACACAGCTTTAAGTCTTAAACAATGAAGACTATGTCAAACAATTTAATCTTCCAATTTGCTTGAGAAGTTGCAGTCATCTTCACTAACGagtataatcaaattattgTCAATCATAGTATCTATACGGATATCGTGATCAAAGTCATCAAATATCTGtaatctttttagttttttcaagCACCTTCATCCAATCATCTATTGTGAATTTTTCGTATGCTTCTTATAAAAGCATCTTCatctttttcaaaatcaaagttattttattttcaacgttttttaattaaccgacttcaaaaaggatgaggttactcaattcgaccgtatatatatatatcgactgCCCGTATTGTGTGATTATCATTTATTATGCTATGTGCAAATAATTTCAGATATATGCAAAAATTTTATCGACAGTTAAATGTATATGTCATTTTATCCAAAATTCTTCATAGTTTTTGAGAAATGATAGTTTCAATACTTTACTACGTTCATCGATTAGTGTCAACAATCGAAACAGGATGTACTTgagaataattttatcaaagttTATCGAATGTGACTCTTTCGACATTTTACgttgtacatatacatatatattacttagTAAATTATCGGAAGTGTCACTTTCAATACAGTACGTTAAAGTATTTAACACGTTTCGATACTTGGCCTGTAAATTCTGAACTGTTAggtaagaaaaataatgatattcttaaacgattttatataaaacaaagacgGTAGAAACGCGATGGAAGAAGACGCAAGAAAGCGGTTGTTTCGTCCTGCTCGCACGCTTGTAACCGCGTATAGTAACGAAATTAAACATTcgattttttacgctgaatgatttgttaagtatctATATTGAGTATaaactcatgaaaaatgtggttttatatgtattttatagctttttctcttttttctatgaaaatatacaaaagtagtttaaaaaaagtaggttttgttgtaaaaagtagttttttcatgcaataaaaaaatcgttaattttcagtttcgatactgtacgtagggatatatatatatattatgcatgttcggggataacttcgtcgtttatgaaccgattttgttaattctttttttgttggaaaggagatatctctggtgtggtaccatgataaggaaaccaggatctgatcatgtaatcccagagaaatcgagggaaactcgaaaatccgcataactttttactgggtgtaccgattttgattatttttaatttaatcgaaaaccgatatttatcatgtggtcacgtttaaatttcaccgagatctgattacaacttttggagtaatctttgataatacgtatttacttgactttgaggtagggcacagcaggactttcctgctcaaaatatggagcagcccgactggagaagtacctcgaccttacagaagatcacagctaaataatactgttctcaagcagtattgtgttcctgttggtgagtaaggtgaccagagctcctggggggattggattggcaacgcgcttgcgatgcctttggtgttgctggcgtttacaaactacggtaatcgctcacaatcaggtgagccatacgcttgtatgccgaactagtgatatttaaaaaaatatattttttcttctacctacgttgtattacttgttgatataattaaagtcggctttttttcgtttgcttgcaaacacaattattattcatctgactgataattattatgacactaattttcttaagttttgttTGGACGTaccagctttattatattattaactaactattatatattataaaattataacgtttTACACGTACAACACGTAACGTTTACGACAGattatattaagattacaaaaatattcgatTACAATTGCCTCGTTATTTTGTCACATCACTACAAAAACAAACAGTCGACATAACCTTGAAACAGCGCCGTTTGACTTGGATTGacttttaaaagttattgtttttatattagttatttaagtaattgtaataattttagcccaaaattaatacatttactgTAAGTTAGCATAGTtattcgatttttaattttatcactcgttaataaggtaaataaaagatatttaaaattttaccgtAAATTGTACGCCAGTTCAATGTTACATCGCTCAGTCGATCACGATCTGTCAGAAACGCATTCTTAGAGCGGCCGGACTAATTATTACTAatcaatattattactattataaaattataatttatttcccTCCGAAATGTTTGGTGGTGAATGGGTTGTTTCTGGTGATCGTTGGAAGTGGACGTGTTtgcaaatatcgtaaaaatattttaaatcattgaAAATTTCGTTAGCCAAAAGTATTACTAATTGTCTAAGATTTAAACAGTGTTTTTGTGTGAAATATTATCAGTGTCAATATAATATTGCGTTTATACCGAAGAACGCGCTACGGTGCATCGGCGTCAGTGCAGCTCCCCTCACCACCTCGAGTAAAGAGTACCGCTGCTATTTTTGATCTTGGTCGCTcctattgataaaatatacgaTGAGCCAACAACAGCGAACGCAGCCCAGTAAAGTATTGATAAGCGGCAGCGAAAGCGGGAGCGGGTCAGTACCCAACTTATCTACATATGACGACGAAGATCCATACATTAATGTGAACCTAAGAAAGCGCAATGAACGCACTGAGATATTTAATTACCAAAAAGACCAACAAAATTTTCATAAGGAAATTATGTCATTGTTAGAAAAATTCGGCCAAACTCAAAACGAAAACTTGATTATCATAAAAGAAGAAATACACacgataaaaaatgaaataaaaattatccaatCTAGCAACGAAAACCTTATACaacaattaaatcaaataaatttggaaatagaaaaaatgaaattaaattatactggaactcaaaataaaattaaagctgTTGAAgatgaaataacaataattaaaaatcaaaggtGCACATGTACCTTAACACCAAACTCGCTTCCGCTCGTGAATGAAAACCTAATCTTTGAAGTAAAGGATCGTTTCGAACGCGAAAAAAACATCATAATAGTGGGTATTTCGGAAAAAAATGATAGCAACTATAAAAGTAGACGCGAACATGATGAGAATAAATTAATGGAACTAATATCACCACTTTATGTTAATTGTCCTAAACCAATCAAAATAATGCGCCTGGGAAAATATACTCCTAATAAATCGCGAcctataaaagtattttttaacaatacggACATCCCAAAATGCCTTGTCTACAACAAGCAAAAATTACCGaaaaccataaaaatatattctgatCAGACACCTACGCAAAAACTATTCATGCAACAGTTAAGGGACGAATTGCAAAAAAGAACTGCTAATGGCGAGAAAGATctcatcataaaatatattaaaggtaTGCCCactattattactaataaagccaataaaaaaaaactaacaagtACAGTAAAACAAAACgcagaaacattaaaaaacataaaaccaataaaagaaataaatcactacattattaataaatacgaaGATATTCCCTTACACTCGTCATCACTAAGATTATTTTATGCCAATGTACGTAGCATTCGTAAACATGGTAAGCTCGATGAGATAAAATGTATACTTAAAGCGATTCCGAAAACTACGCACTTATGTATATTCACTGAGACGTGGATCACGTCGGAATCCGatgcaaaattatattatttacctgattataaacatatatacaattatagaaAGTATAGTAAGGGAGGCGGAGTGTCAATTTATATACACAATAGTATAAAATACGACGTTACAGAAGAATTAGAAGAAAATGGCAATCACTACCTATGGATAAGCATTGATAAATTATCGCTCAATATTGGCGCTATTTACAAACCCGGGGAAACTAACTTAAAAGATTTTCTAAACAAATACATCACACaactaaataaaagaaaaagatcgATTATCTTAGGAGACTTTAACATCGACCTCCTAAGTACTGGAACAAACGTTACGCAATATTTAAGCAACATTCAGGAGGCtggatataaaattataaataaaataagtaaaaaacacaATACCCGTGAAACCACTAAAACCAGTACATTATTAGATCACATATGTACTGACATTAATAATCATTCATTTAACATATCAATAATTGAATCCGCTTTGTCTGACCACAAGCAAATATACCTTGAAATTGGCAGTTTACCACcgcaaagaaataaaaagataGACTACCAGGCACTTGATTATAAAAAACTATACAATGATGCATTAGCCGCTACATACAATAATGAAACTGATGATTACGATCgtttagaaaattttatatcgAAGTAcatagtgaaaaataaaatcaataaaacgaAAATACTTAATCCACCTCGAAAGGActggataaataaaaatataattgattcaATAAATGTGCGCAATAGCCTGTGGCAGCAAGTGAAAGCCTTACCTGGGAATcaaatcatacataaaaaatttgacACAGAACGAGACAGAGTAGCGAAACTCATTAAAACgcataaaaaagaatattataataatctattCGATAAGACAAATAACAATCCAAAGAAGATGTgggaagtaataaataaattagcttTAAATAAGATTAAGGATAGCTTTGATCCTCCCAAACTGATGTCAGATTCAGGAATTATTTCCAACGGTAACGAAATATGTGatctttttaatacttttttctcGTCAATTGGCACGGAGCTAGCTTCTAAAATACCGCAACCATACCATGAAAGTACAGAGAACATGTTCATGTATGAAGATAGTTACACGCATAACATTACATTATCAAACTTTACACCTTGTAGTACAGATGAAGTTtctaaaattattgataaactAGACTGTAATACAAGCACGGGATTGGATGGAATTAGCACAAAAGCAATTAAATGTCTTAAAAGTATAATACTTGTAAGACTTACAAATTGTATAAATGTATGTCTTGCACAAGGAGTTTATCCCGATACACTCAAGATCGCAAAGGTCAGTCCTATATTTAAATCTGGATGCCGATCTAATCCAAGTAATTACAGGCCAATATCTGTTTTGCCAGTTATGTCGAAAATATTTGagcgtattttatataatcgttTAAATGCGTACTTTTCTGAAAAACAGTTTTTAAGCAAACGTCAATATGGATTCCGCCCAAAGTCGAGTACTCTCTCAGCTGTTGTAGacttaattactaaaattaaaactaacattgATAAAAAGAACATTGCATTAGGTATCTTTATTGACTTAAAAAAGGCCTTTGACACAGTAAGTCATCAAAAGCTTTTATCCAAATTATGTAACATTGGCGTAACCGGTACTGCGTTAGCGATGTTTAAGTCATATCTAACAAATAGACAGCAagtagttaaaattaataacttttctAGTGCTTCCCAAAATGTCATGTACGGTGTCCCTCAAGGATCTATTTTGGgacctttattatttttaatttatataaacaacatAGAAAAGATAGGATTGACTGGCCACCTTACACTATATGCAGAAGACACTTGTCTTTTTTACTTCCATAAATCTATTCATGAAATTATAATCAATGCACAAAATGATCTCAATTTGATAAATGAATggctaaaacacaatttactaaCAATCAATACAGCTAAaacttcatttattattttctctgctaaaaataaaaagatacctGACTTCACTCCGCTGACGATAAACAACGATATACTACAGCGCTCTCATCATGAAAAATACCTTGGCTTATGTTTAGACGACAAACTAAATTTCAAGATACATATTAACcatattaaaacaaagttacaaTCAATATTTGGAGCAATCAACAGGATCTCCACTTGTCTACCAAAAAGAATCCGAAACATTTTGTATAATTCATTAGTAAAATCACATTTAGAATATCTAATACAGGTTTGGGGATCCGCTActacttcaaatttaaatactttacaaaGAATACAAAATAGGATAATCAAAATTCTATATAACTATCACTATTTTACTCCAACGACACAACtttataataacacaaaaataatgaatatatcacaactttacatatacaatacatgcattctaatcaaaaaaattaaatcaggtTCCGTGCAGTCGGAAATGAGTATTTATGAGAGATCGCATATTTCgaatttaagaaacaaatataaactaCATATTGATAATGTAAGAACTAATTATGGTAAAAAAACAATTCTGTTTGAGGGAGTACAGCTGTTTAATAAATTACcagatgtaataaaactatgtgataatatgaacatatttaaaaccaaactaaaaaatcatattatatccTCACTATAGTAAATAAGAAAGCCTTCCAACGGCCCAGATGTTAAAACTGTTCTCTtgcaaatgtataaaaatgtcattgtatctcattttaagtgaatgttaaattcttatgagaaataaagttctttaaacctaaacctAAATGTGAAAGTACTAAAAGTTATTCAAaggttatgttttaaattaaataaatattgattaagaATTTAAGACCGATAAAATGCCCTCTAGTGTTGTTATCAGACACTACGCTGTGTATTTAACGCTTCTACATAATGTTTGGCAGTGTTGCGCAGTTTAACGCAGAGAGCCTCTATTAGTAAATGGAAAGCAACCAAtcatacctattattatttaaatatatttatactgaggtagagcatagcagggtatatcctgcttaaaatctggagtagcccgtCTGTGAAGTATCTTAACCATAAAGAATATCACAGCTAGTCAAAGAAGTAATTTGTATCGATATATCGTATTGGATCGCTTACGTTTGTTACGAaattataaacttgaaattgtAGCTTTTTAGTCTGGTCTCTTAGCGCTTTGCTTGGTGGTTATTTTGACGGACAATAAGTTAAAAAATGAGAGGgattttatattctaattattaataataaaattaacaatatttgacCCGGTAAATATTGTTCTTTGACTTCGTAAAATTAGATATGTTAATGGCACAACCAGTAAAGTCAATTGTTTGGCGTTACTTTAAAAACGGATAACGACGTAACACTTACCATGGTAACCTAAACGCTAAGTGTTACGCTATATTATATCTGGTAATTCCAAAttcattagattttttaaatttaaaattgacatGACTTCATCCCAGAAATGATTtcaatagaaaataattgaaaaaaaaaaaacgatatatacaagtgttttttattattatttgcgaTCTAATGCAATTCACAATTTACTTTACTGATAGTGCCATAATATAACGCAAAGCAGTATTACtcgataataataaacacaagcAATGagctttaaatttaatcaaagcTTTCAATACAGATAATCTTATAAAtatctcaaattatttaaacatttttaaataaaatttgatatgtCGGAGTTCTCTGTTTCATATTTATAGTTAAGTTGcaatcattttaataatgatGTCTTGTATTACTAatcattacatttaaatgatatCGGTGGTAGAGTTGAGTAATGTGatccataaaaatttaattttaaacaaaattttgtcataGTTTAATGTGGTACGTCGATACGATATTTGAATAGGAATACGACACATCGCAGCGTATCGTATATCATATCGTTTTGGGCATCCCTAATATCATCTAAATAACACTATTTACCACTGCTGGCTAAAGCTCTTGGGGAGGGGAGTGTCGAAACTCGCCTGCGATGCttttgatgttgcaggcgtctatacgctacggtaaccgcttactatcaggcgGTCCGTACGTTTGTTTATCGCCCtggttatattaaaaaatctgaATAATATTCTGTACAGTGAGTCTGAAGTGTAAAACTAAACTATTAGTTAcctattattattcaaatatatttatgaaaagttagcaaataaaagaaaattaagaattagtagtagttatatttaacagaaaaagaacaatttaaatgtatttatttttcagatCTTCAACATTGATGTGCAGTTTTTCGTTGGTTTTTTGAACTTGGACTGCCGATCCCCATCCATGGTCATCAGctcttgaaatataaattatattctctATTACTTTGTATCAgtaaaatacacaattttaataaaaacaattgttttattaataaattatacactaGGATTCATGTCTTCTAAATTATGTAGttgtttgaatataaaatacaacagGAATTGCCTAAGTGTACCAAAAATACATCTTATATTGTTTTTGGGCTGTTAAGCATGAAAATCatggatttaatatttttttttacacaacacacacacggtcgtctgttcctaaagtaagcaacttaatgcttgtgttataggtaacagctgactggtatatagctacatatattttttttcgataaacatacttataaataatacatatataaatatataaataaatatttagattacacccagactcggggtgggaatcgaacccacaaccctcggagcagaaagcagggtcactacaaactgcgccaacgggctagtcatactATATATTACCTTATAGCTACCAAGTTTTGTTacctagctgtaccctgcgcgcgttgctgcgctttatttttattttttgggtcgtaccaactcaaacCTCCTGCGTTGTGCACTTTTAGCAAAGTGCACAACGCATGAGCCCGCAAAAGTGAATTTGCATGACATGATTAATGCATAGTTTACggttctataaaggacatacagactaacatacgtttttatatatatcgatTAGTCGTGATAactgaattttatttcattactagctgacccggcgaacttcgtatcgcctaacagtgacttttaagtattatcacaaatcttttgtatgggagtatagaaaagtgttgtttttagactttttcaggaaattaaaattttttttttagaatttttctctccgtaagaaccatcctcgtactataaggaatatttaaaaaaaagaattagcgaaatcggtccaaccgttctcgagttttgcgcttagcaacacattcagcgactcatttttatattatagataattttacTGTCACTAATTGTGATTAAAGTTCTTATACTAtaggttttaatattatatttcgttAAATATCTTGGGAGATTAAGCAGGATAACAATAGAACATGTCCAAAATCATTTTACATAAAGCATCCTTTTCAGTGGTACCTGCGTGTGTTATTGTAGGAATACTCTGATGAATCTTTTCAAACAatcaatttttcattaattctaTAAATGTATCAACACCGCGTTGGTGCAAGGGTCATAGCTTTGTGGCTGTTGCGATGGCGGggtgcaggttcgatccccacgtGATCAagttttgtattggccatatggctgtttgtcgtggtctgagtgtttgtgcagtccttgtgggtcactccaccgtgcctcggagagcatgttaagccgccggtctcggttgttattatgtacccCTGATAGgaatcgtaactcatagtagggactatatccgccaacccgcattggagcagagtgttggattaagctctgatccttctcctacatgggaaaaaaggcatacgtccagcagtgggatattacaggctgaggtgTATAAATGTAGGAGAAAATTATTGCTTTTACCAACTACAAGATCGTCTTCTCCGTCGACGTCGCGTTCCTAAGCAACCGCGTGTGAAACCGAACCAGAGAGCAAGTGCCAATACAGCTAAGAGTCCTACAAGCAAAACTCCTTGTATTTTTGGATCACAAAAGTTTATAGGTTCTTTTGTCAATTGTGTATTTGTAGTTCTTGCATTTGATTTCTTCACTCCAGAAGAGCTTTTAGCCATCTTTAGGGATGACGTTTTTTCTTCTATATGCcccattttcttttaataatgttaaagaaATTTGCTGTCGTGTTTATTCCAtgtttgttcatattttttatatatattttacataatttataatttaggaATAAGAAATCATggtttgaaaatttataaatt
This is a stretch of genomic DNA from Melitaea cinxia chromosome 2, ilMelCinx1.1, whole genome shotgun sequence. It encodes these proteins:
- the LOC123661426 gene encoding uncharacterized protein LOC123661426, which encodes MRLGKYTPNKSRPIKVFFNNTDIPKCLVYNKQKLPKTIKIYSDQTPTQKLFMQQLRDELQKRTANGEKDLIIKYIKEELEENGNHYLWISIDKLSLNIGAIYKPGETNLKDFLNKYITQLNKRKRSIILGDFNIDLLSTGTNVTQYLSNIQEAGYKIINKISKKHNTRETTKTSTLLDHICTDINNHSFNISIIESALSDHKQIYLEIGSLPPQRNKKIDYQALDYKKLYNDALAATYNNETDDYDRLENFISKYIVKNKINKTKILNPPRKDWINKNIIDSINVRNSLWQQVKALPGNQIIHKKFDTERDRVAKLIKTHKKEYYNNLFDKTNNNPKKMWEVINKLALNKIKDSFDPPKLMSDSGIISNGNEICDLFNTFFSSIGTELASKIPQPYHESTENMFMYEDSYTHNITLSNFTPCSTDEVSKIIDKLDCNTSTGLDGISTKAIKCLKSIILVRLTNCINVCLAQGVYPDTLKIAKVSPIFKSGCRSNPSNYRPISVLPVMSKIFERILYNRLNAYFSEKQFLSKRQYGFRPKSSTLSAVVDLITKIKTNIDKKNIALGIFIDLKKAFDTIFNIDVQFFVGFLNLDCRSPSMVISS